A window from Heteronotia binoei isolate CCM8104 ecotype False Entrance Well chromosome 15, APGP_CSIRO_Hbin_v1, whole genome shotgun sequence encodes these proteins:
- the GNB2 gene encoding guanine nucleotide-binding protein G(I)/G(S)/G(T) subunit beta-2 — MSELEQLRQEVEQLRNQIRDARKACGDSTLTQITAGLDPVGRIQMRTRRTLRGHLAKIYAMHWGTDSRLLVSASQDGKLIIWDSYTTNKVHAIPLRSSWVMTCAYAPSGNYVACGGLDNICSIYSLITREGNVRVSRELPGHTGYLSCCRFLNDNQIITSSGDTTCALWDIETGQQTTAFTGHSGDVMSLSLSPDMRCFVSGACDASIKLWDIRDSMCRQTFTGHESDINAVCFFPNGNAFTTGSDDATCRLFDLRADQELMMYSHDNIICGITSVAFSRSGRLLLAGYDDFNCNIWDSMKGDRAGVLAGHDNRVSCLGVTDDGMAVATGSWDSFLKVWN; from the exons ATGAGCGAGCTGGAGCAGTTGAGACAGGAGGTGGAACAGCTCCGGAACCAGATTAGG GATGCCAGGAAAGCATGTGGCGATTCCACGTTGACCCAG atcaCAGCTGGCCTCGACCCAGTTGGCCGGATCCAGATGCGGACGAGGCGCACGTTGCGGGGCCACCTGGCGAAAATCTATGCCATGCACTGGGGGACAGACTCCAG GCTGCTTGTGAGTGCCTCCCAAGACGGCAAGTTGATTATTTGGGACAGCTACACCACAAATAAG GTTCACGCCATCCCGCTGAGGTCGTCGTGGGTGATGACCTGTGCCTACGCACCTTCCGGAAACTACGTGGCTTGCGGGGGCCTCGACAACATCTGTTCCATCTACAGCCTCATCACCCGGGAGGGGAACGTCCGCGTCAGTCGGGAGCTACCGGGACACACGG GGTATCTTTCGTGCTGCCGCTTCCTGAATGACAACCAGATCATTACCAGCTCCGGAGACACTACCTG tgctcTGTGGGACATTGAAACAGGCCAGCAGACCACGGCATTCACGGGCCACAGCGGAGACGTCATGTCTTTGTCCCTGTCCCCCGACATGCGCTGCTTTGTCTCGGGCGCCTGCGATGCTTCCATCAAGCTGTGGGACATCCGGGACAGCATGTGTCGGCAGACCTTCACGGGGCATGAGTCGGATATCAATGCCGTCTGC tTTTTCCCCAATGGAAACGCCTTCACGACGGGCTCAGACGATGCCACCTGCCGCCTCTTTGACCTGCGTGCCGACCAGGAACTGATGATGTACTCGCACGACAACATCATCTGCGGCATCACCTCGGTAGCCTTCTCGCGGAGCGGCCGCCTCCTCTTGGCCGGCTACGATGACTTCAACTGCAACATCTGGGACTCCATGAAGGGCGATCGCGCAG GGGTCCTGGCTGGCCACGACAACCGGGTCAGCTGCCTGGGTGTGACGGACGACGGCATGGCAGTAGCAACCGGCTCCTGGGACAGCTTCTTGAAAGTGTGGAACTGA